In the genome of Pseudomonas fluorescens, the window GCCCTGGCCAAGACCGGTGCCCAGATCCGCCAATGGATCATGGAAGCCGAGTTCCCTGAAAAACTGAATGCCGAAATTCGTACCGCGTTCGCCACGCTGTCCGCCGGCAACCCTGACATGGCCGTGGCCGTGCGTTCTTCGGCCACCGCCGAAGACTTGCCCGACGCTTCCTTCGCCGGCCAGCAGGAAACCTTCCTGAACATCCGTGGTGTCGAAAACGTCATTCGCGCCGCCAAAGAGGTGTTCGCTTCGCTGTTCAACGACCGCGCCATTTCCTATCGCGTACACCAGGGCTTCGACCACAAGCTGGTTGCCCTGTCTGCTGGCGTGCAGCGCATGGTTCGTTCCGAAACCGGCACCGCCGGCGTGATGTTCACCCTCGATACCGAATCGGGCTTCCGTGACGTGGTGTTCATCACCGGCGCCTACGGCCTGGGTGAAACCGTCGTGCAAGGCGCGGTGAACCCGGATGAGTTCTACGTCCACAAGGGCACGCTGGCGGCCGGTCGTCCGGCCATCCTGCGTCGCAACCTGGGCAGCAAGGCCATCAAGATGATCTACGGCGACGAAGCCAAGGCCGGTCGTTCGGTGAAGACCGTCGACGTGGACAAAGCCGAGCGCGCGCGTTTCTGCCTGACCGACGCTGAAGTCAGCGAGCTGGCCAAGCAGGCGATGATCATCGAGAAGCACTACAAGTGCCCGATGGACATCGAGTGGGCCAAGGACGGTGACGACGGCAAGCTGTACATCGTGCAGGCCCGTCCGGAAACCGTGAAGAGCCGCACCCAGGCCAACGTCATGGAACGTTACCTGTTGAAAGAAACCGGCACCGTGCTGGTGGAAGGCCGCGCCATTGGCCAGCGCATCGGCGCCGGCAAGGTCCGCATCATCAAGGACGTGTCCGAGATGGACAAGGTCCAGCCAGGCGACGTACTGGTTTCCGACATGACCGACCCGGACTGGGAACCGGTCATGAAGCGCGCCAGCGCGATCGTCACCAACCGTGGCGGCCGTACTTGCCACGCGGCGATCATCGCCCGTGAGCTGGGTATTCCAGCGGTAGTAGGTTGCGGCAACGCCACCCAGCTGTTGAAAGACGGCCAGGGCGTGACGGTTTCCTGCGCTGAAGGCGACACCGGTTTCATCTTCGAAGGCGAACTGGGCTTCGACATCAAGAAGAACTCCGTGGATGCCATGCCGGAGCTGCCGTTCAAGATCATGATGAACGTCGGCAACCCGGATCGCGCCTTCGACTTCGCGCAGCTGCCGAACGCCGGTGTGGGCCTGGCCCGTCTGGAGTTCATCATTAACCGCATGATCGGCGTGCACCCCAAGGCACTGCTGAACTACGACGGTCTGCCGCTGGACATCAAGGAAAGCGTCGACAAGCGTATCGCCGGTTACGACGATCCGGTCGGTTTCTACGTCGAGAAACTGGTCGAAGGCATCAGCACCCTGGCTGCAGCTTTCTGGCCGAAGAAAGTCATCGTGCGCCTGTCGGACTTCAAGTCCAACGAATACGCCAACCTGATCGGCGGCAAGCTGTACGAGCCGGAAGAAGAGAACCCGATGCTGGGCTTCCGCGGTGCGTCGCGTTACATCAGCGAATCGTTCCGCGACTGCTTCGAACTCGAATGCCGCGCCCTCAAGCGCGTGCGCAACGAGATGGGCCTGACCAACGTCGAAATCATGGTGCCGTTCGTCCGTACCCTGGGCGAAGCGAGCCAGGTGGTCGATCTGCTGGCGGAAAACGGCCTGGCCCGTGGCCAGAACGGCCTGCGCGTGATCATGATGTGCGAACTGCCGTCCAACGCGATCCTGGCTGAAGAATTCCTCGAGTTCTTCGACGGTTTCTCCATCGGTTCCAACGACCTGACCCAGTTGACCCTGGGCCTGGACCGTGACTCCGGGATCATTGCGCACCTGTTCGACGAGCGTAATCCGGCGGTGAAGAAGCTGCTGGCCAATGCGATTGCCGCGTGCAACAAGGCCGGCAAATACATCGGCATCTGCGGTCAGGGCCCTTCGGACCACCCGGACCTGGCCAAGTGGCTGATGGAGCAGGGCATTGAAAGCGTTTCGTTGAACCCGGACTCCGTACTGGAAACCTGGTTCTTCCTGGCTGAGGGTCAGGCGCAGGCTTGATCCTGTAGGAGCGACGGTGCGGCGATCCGACCTGCTCGCGATGGACTGCAGAACGGCGCGTTTTTTCAGTATGAACGCGTCATCGTTGGCGACCATCGCGAGCAGGCTCGCTCCTACAATGATTGGCAGCGTGGTCGGTGAACGCTGCCTTTAAGATTCAAGCAGGGCGGGCTCCATCCGGATGCCGCCCTTTTTTGTGCAAGAGATTATGCAAAGCAGCAGCAACCTATTTCCTGTCGCCCTGATCAGCGCCGAACGGCGCGGTGATCTGAGCGAAGATGTCTATCGTTTGAAACCCGGTAACAGCCCCGACTTCACCGTCGAACTGGCTGTGACACGCCTTGGCATGGCCGATGAGTCGTCCTCCCGTGGTGTGCCGGTGATCCTGCTGCACGGCAGCTTTTCCAATCGCCGGTTCTGGTTTTCTCCCAAGGGCCTGGGGTTGGGCGCTTACCTGGCCCGCCTGGGGTTCGACGTCTGGATTCCGGAAATGCGCGGTCACGGCCTGTCCCAGCGTAACCACGACTACCGCAAGAACCGTGTCGCCGACTACGCACGCTATGACCTGCCGGCCATTGGCGCGTTCGTGCGCGAACAGAGCGGGCAGGTGCCGCACTGGATCGGTCACTCGCTGGGCGGTACTACGCTGGCCGCAGCGTTGGGTGGCGAGTACATCGGCGAGCCGGTGGTGGCCTCGGCGGCGTTTTTCGGTACACAAGTCAGCCGCACCTACTGGCCATTGAAGATTCCGCCGGTGGAGTGGAGCGGTCGCTTCATTCTCAAGCGGTTTGCCCAGTTGTCCGGTTCACGCCTCAAGCGTGGCCCGGAGGACGAACCGATTGGCCTGGCCCTGGAAAGCATGCGCTGGTTTGGCTTGTTCGGGCGCTTCGGCGATGCCGACAAGGACTGGTGGGCAGGCCTGGCCGAGGTCAAGTTGCCCGTACTGGCGGTCAGTGCCGCGGGTGATCATCAGGACCCGGCCTGGGCGTGTCGCAAGCTGTTCGATCAGGTCGGTTCGCAGCACAAGCAATTCATCAATCTGGGGCGCGAGCAGGGCTTCGGCGACAATTTCGGTCACGTGGAAATGCTCGTCAGCAAGGCAGCCCAGGCTGAAGTCTGGCCGTTGGTGAGTCGCTGGTTGGCCGATCAGCAGACGCCTTTGCCGGGAGCACAACAGGATTTTGCCGCGGCAATCTGAGCCTGACGCTCTAACAAGGGCATTTCGCTCTGATCGGCTTGCGGCTAAGATATGACGCATTGAGCTGTTCCGGTCACTTTCCGTGACTGAGTCATCACTGATGTTCGTGCTGTCTTCCTCTTCACAGGAGTTTCTCGATGATCCATTACCTCACGCCTGACCTGTGCGACGCCTATCCGGAACTGGTGCAGGTGCTGGAACCGATGTTCAGCAATTTCGGCGGCCGTGATTCGTTCGGCGGCGAAATCGTGACCATCAAGTGCTTCGAAGACAACTCGCGGGTCAAGGAGCAGGTCGAGCTCAAGGGGAATGGCAAAGTGCTGGTGGTAGACGGTGGCGGTTCCCTGCGTCATGCGTTGCTGGGTGACATGCTGGCCGAGAAAGCCGCGAAAAACGGTTGGGAAGGGCTGGTGATCTACGGTTGCATCCGCGACGTCGATATCATCGCGCAGACCGATCTGGGCGTTCAGGCCCTCGCCAGCCACCCGAGGAAATCCGACAGGCGCGGGCTCGGCGATCTCAACGTTGTGGTGACGTTTGCCGGTGTGACGCTCCGTCCAGGCGAATATATTTATGCGGACAACAACGGCGTGATCATCTCGCCAAGCCCGCTGAAAATGCCTGAATAAAGCGCTGATCGACTAAAGGAGTGCGGATGTTCGAGGAAGAAAACGCGCAATGGGGGCTGGTGCATGCCCTGGTGCTGGACGGTAGAGGCGGCGCGCGTTCGATTGCCCGGACTGAACTCGATGACTTGCAGCTGCAGGCCAATGAGAGCCTTTGGCTGCACTGGGATCGCAGTCATCCGCAAACCCGGACCTGGTTACGCAAATCCAGCGGTCTGAGCGAGTTCAGCTGTGACCTGTTACTCGAAGAAAACACCCGTCCGCGACTTTTACAACTTTCGGACAGCGAACTGCTGCTATTTTTGCGCGGGGTCAATCTGAACCCCGGTGCCGAACCGGAAGACATGGTGTCGGTGCGGATCTTCGGCTCTGCCCAGCGTGTCATTTCCCTGCGTTTGCGTCCGTTGCGTGCCACTGAAGAGTTGCTGGTGCAACTGTCCGAAGGCAAGGGGCCGAAAACAGCCTCCGAACTCATCCTTTGCATGGCGCAGTACCTCACCAACAAGGTGCAGGATCTGGTCAGCGACCTCTCGGAAGTGGTCGATGCGGAAGAAGAAAAGCTGGACGCCGACGAACGGTATACTCCTGAGCACGGATCGGTTTTGCAGATTCGTCGCCGGGCGGCTGCGTTGAAGCGTTTTCTCGCTCCGCAGCGGGACATTTTCGGTCAACTGACGCGGATCAAATTGCCCTGGTTTGTCGAGGACGATGGCGATTACTGGAACGAATTGAACAACAGCCTGACCCGTTATCTCGAAGAGCTCGAGTTGACCCGGGAGCGCGTGGGGCTTGTGCTGGAGGCGGAAGACCGGCGATTGAGCCTGCGCATGAGTCGCACGATGTATCGCTTCGGTGTCATCACCGGGATCTTTTTGCCAATGAGTTTTCTGACCGGGCTTTTGGGGATCAACGTCGGTGGCATTCCATTCTCTGCGAGCCCGTATGGTTTCCTGATCGCTTGCCTTTTGGTGGTCTCGGTGGCGTTGGGGCAGTGGTGGTTGTACCGACGTTTGCGCTGGGTCTGACGGACAGTCATGTGACCCGACCAATTTTCATCGCGTCTTCCACAGACATCACGAGAGGTGCGTATGCACGATCCGTTTGAACAGTCTTTACGCGACATGCTCAAGGCCTCACCGTCCACCCGGGACGACGATGCGTGCCTTGGGCGCGTGCTGAAAACCGCCAACCGCCAGGTCGGCGCCGGTGATTTGTTCAGCCTGCTGGGGCGCTGGCTGCCCGCACTGATGATCGCCCTGAATAACGGATCGGCCCATGTCGCGCCGGTATCCCGTCTTCGTAAACCTGCTGCTCGCACTGCTGATAAGGCTGATTGAATATGGAACTTGATCTCTGGACTCAGAGCCTCGTCACTGCAATGACTGCGTTGTGGACCAAGGTTGCGAACTTCATTCCGAACCTGTTCGGCGCACTGGTTGTGCTGCTGCTGGGTTTTGTCGTGGCCAAGCTGCTCGACACCTTGCTCTCCAAGTTGCTCGCCAAACTGGGCCTTGACCGCTTGATGGGTGGTACCGGCCTCACCAAATTGCTGTCCCGTGCTGGATTGCAAGTTCCTATTTCGACCCTGATCGGCAAGATCGTCTATTGGTTCGTTCTGCTCATTTTTCTGGTTTCTGCCGCAGAATCCCTTGGACTTGAGCGAGTTTCAGCTACGCTGGACATGCTTGCGTTGTATTTGCCGAAGGTATTCGGCGCGGCGCTGGTGTTGCTGGTAGGTGTCTTGCTGGCGCAACTGGCCAACGGGCTGGTGCGCGGAGCGGCAGAAGGCGTAGGTCTGGACTATGCTTCAGGGCTTGGACGAATTGCCCAGGGCTTGGTGATCATCATCAGTATTTCGGTTGCGATCAGCCAGTTGGAGGTCAAGACTGACCTGCTGAACCATGTGATCGTGATTGTGTTGATAACCGTTGGTCTGGCGGTAGCGCTGGCCATGGGGTTGGGAAGCCGGGAAATTGCCGGCCAGATTCTTGCGGGAATCTACGTGCGTGAGCTGTACCAGGTTGGGCAACAAGTGCGTGTTGGCGAGGTCGAAGGCCAGATCGAAGAGATCGGCACGGTTAAAACCACATTGCTGACCGATGAGGGTGAGCTAGTCTCTCTTTCCAATCGGATCCTCCTTGAGCAGCATGTGAGTAGCCGCTAACCCGGCAAACCCTGCTAATGTATGCCGCCGCAAAATGCCTGCTGAAGCTGGCTGCGGCGGACATTGACCTGACTGTCGGCCCGACTTGTTTTGAATAAAGCCCAATCGCTATCCATGCGCTACGACCCCCGCGAGCTCTCTGATGAGGAGTTGGTCGCGCGCTCGCATTCCGAGCTGTTTCACGTAACACGCGCCTATGAAGAACTGATGCGGCGTTACCAGCGGACATTATTTAATGTGTGTGCACGATATCTCGGGAACGATCGCGACGCAGACGATGTCTGTCAGGAGGTCATGTTGAAGGTGCTGTATGGCCTGAAGAACTTCGAAGGTAAATCGAAGTTCAAGACATGGCTATATAGCATCACGTACAACGAGTGCATCACACAGTATCGCAAGGAACGGCGAAAGCGTCGCTTGATGGACGCTTTGAGTCTTGACCCCCTCGAGGAAGCGTCCGAAGAAAAGACGCCGAAACCTGAGGAAAAGGGTGGACTTGATCGCTGGCTGGTGTATGTGAACCCGATTGACCGTGAAATTCTGGTGCTACGATTTGTCGCAGAGCTGGAGTTTCAGGAAATCGCAGACATCATGCATATGGGTTTGAGTGCAACAAAAATGCGGTACAAACGCGCTCTAGATAAATTGCGTGAGAAATTTGCAGGCATTGCTGAAACTTAGTTCAGCGCAAATATCTCTTACGTGTAGGCAAGTTCTGTTAGACTTGCCGCCGAGTTGTCCCCCGGTTTGCGGGACTGCTTCACAATCACCAGATGGGGATTTAACGGATGAAACTGAAAAACACCTTGGGCTTGGCCATTGGTACTCTTATTGCCGCTACTTCGTTCGGCGCATTGGCACAGGGCCAAGGCGCAGTTGAAATCGAAGGCTACGCAAAGAAGCAATATTTCGATAGCGACCGTAACTTCAAGAACGACGGCATCCTGCCGGGTGGTTCTATCGGTTACTTCCTGACTGACGACGTTGAACTGCGTCTGGCCTATGACGAAGTGCACAACGCCGTTACCAACGACGGCAAGAACGTAAAGGGCGCGAACACCGCTCTGGACGCTCTGTACCACTTCAACAACCCAGGTGACATGCTGCGTCCTTACGTCTCGGGCGGTTTCTCCGACCAGAGCATCGACCAGTTCGGTTCGAACAGCCGTGACCGTTCCACCTTCGCCAACGTTGGCGGCGGTGCCAAGCTGTACTTCACCGACAACTTCTACGCCCGTGCTGGCGTTGAAGCTCAGTACAACATCGACCAGGGCAACACCGAGTGGGCTCCTAGCGTCGGTGTCGGTGTAAACTTCGGCGGCGGCAGCAAGCCGGTTGCTCCAGCTCCAGTACCAGAAGTTTGCTCCGACAGCGACAACGATGGCGTTTGCGACAACGTTGACAAGTGCCCGGACACCCCGGCCAACGTAACTGTTGACGCTGATGGCTGCCCAGCTGTTGCTGAAGTCGTTCGTGTAGAGCTGGACGTGAAGTTCGACTTCGACAAGTCGGTAGTCAAGCCAAACAGCTACGGCGACATCAAGAACCTGGCTGACTTCATGACGCAGTACCCATCCACCACCACTACTGTTGAAGGTCACACTGACTCCGTCGGTCCTGACGCTTACAACCAGAAACTGTCCGAGCGTCGTGCAAACGCCGTTAAGCAAGTTCTGACCAACCAGTACGGTGTTGAGTCGTCCCGCGTTCAGTCCGTTGGCTACGGCGAATCCCGCCCAGTTGCTGACAACAAAACTGAAGCTGGTCGCGCTGTTAACCGTCGCGTAGAAGCGCAGGTTGAAGCTCAAGCTAAGTAATTAGCTCGCAGCTCTGAAAAGCCCGGCTCAGGCCGGGCTTTTCTTTGTCTGCGATTTGGTGAAACAGATGAAACTAAGCTGACTGATCTGCCGCCATCGCAGGTAAATCACGCTCCCAAAGGGATTGAGTTGCACAGGCTGCCACTGCACCGATCACCAGTATGGCAGGGCTTTTCAGTTGGAATCTGTAGGCAGCTTCATCCATG includes:
- the sigX gene encoding RNA polymerase sigma factor SigX — encoded protein: MNKAQSLSMRYDPRELSDEELVARSHSELFHVTRAYEELMRRYQRTLFNVCARYLGNDRDADDVCQEVMLKVLYGLKNFEGKSKFKTWLYSITYNECITQYRKERRKRRLMDALSLDPLEEASEEKTPKPEEKGGLDRWLVYVNPIDREILVLRFVAELEFQEIADIMHMGLSATKMRYKRALDKLREKFAGIAET
- a CDS encoding zinc transporter ZntB, with amino-acid sequence MFEEENAQWGLVHALVLDGRGGARSIARTELDDLQLQANESLWLHWDRSHPQTRTWLRKSSGLSEFSCDLLLEENTRPRLLQLSDSELLLFLRGVNLNPGAEPEDMVSVRIFGSAQRVISLRLRPLRATEELLVQLSEGKGPKTASELILCMAQYLTNKVQDLVSDLSEVVDAEEEKLDADERYTPEHGSVLQIRRRAAALKRFLAPQRDIFGQLTRIKLPWFVEDDGDYWNELNNSLTRYLEELELTRERVGLVLEAEDRRLSLRMSRTMYRFGVITGIFLPMSFLTGLLGINVGGIPFSASPYGFLIACLLVVSVALGQWWLYRRLRWV
- a CDS encoding OmpA family protein — encoded protein: MKLKNTLGLAIGTLIAATSFGALAQGQGAVEIEGYAKKQYFDSDRNFKNDGILPGGSIGYFLTDDVELRLAYDEVHNAVTNDGKNVKGANTALDALYHFNNPGDMLRPYVSGGFSDQSIDQFGSNSRDRSTFANVGGGAKLYFTDNFYARAGVEAQYNIDQGNTEWAPSVGVGVNFGGGSKPVAPAPVPEVCSDSDNDGVCDNVDKCPDTPANVTVDADGCPAVAEVVRVELDVKFDFDKSVVKPNSYGDIKNLADFMTQYPSTTTTVEGHTDSVGPDAYNQKLSERRANAVKQVLTNQYGVESSRVQSVGYGESRPVADNKTEAGRAVNRRVEAQVEAQAK
- a CDS encoding mechanosensitive ion channel domain-containing protein — encoded protein: MELDLWTQSLVTAMTALWTKVANFIPNLFGALVVLLLGFVVAKLLDTLLSKLLAKLGLDRLMGGTGLTKLLSRAGLQVPISTLIGKIVYWFVLLIFLVSAAESLGLERVSATLDMLALYLPKVFGAALVLLVGVLLAQLANGLVRGAAEGVGLDYASGLGRIAQGLVIIISISVAISQLEVKTDLLNHVIVIVLITVGLAVALAMGLGSREIAGQILAGIYVRELYQVGQQVRVGEVEGQIEEIGTVKTTLLTDEGELVSLSNRILLEQHVSSR
- a CDS encoding alpha/beta fold hydrolase, whose protein sequence is MQSSSNLFPVALISAERRGDLSEDVYRLKPGNSPDFTVELAVTRLGMADESSSRGVPVILLHGSFSNRRFWFSPKGLGLGAYLARLGFDVWIPEMRGHGLSQRNHDYRKNRVADYARYDLPAIGAFVREQSGQVPHWIGHSLGGTTLAAALGGEYIGEPVVASAAFFGTQVSRTYWPLKIPPVEWSGRFILKRFAQLSGSRLKRGPEDEPIGLALESMRWFGLFGRFGDADKDWWAGLAEVKLPVLAVSAAGDHQDPAWACRKLFDQVGSQHKQFINLGREQGFGDNFGHVEMLVSKAAQAEVWPLVSRWLADQQTPLPGAQQDFAAAI
- the rraA gene encoding ribonuclease E activity regulator RraA; its protein translation is MHYLTPDLCDAYPELVQVLEPMFSNFGGRDSFGGEIVTIKCFEDNSRVKEQVELKGNGKVLVVDGGGSLRHALLGDMLAEKAAKNGWEGLVIYGCIRDVDIIAQTDLGVQALASHPRKSDRRGLGDLNVVVTFAGVTLRPGEYIYADNNGVIISPSPLKMPE
- the ppsA gene encoding phosphoenolpyruvate synthase; the protein is MVEYVVSLDKLGVHDVEHVGGKNASLGEMISNLAGAGVSVPGGFATTAQAYRDFLELSGLNQQIHDALDALDVDDVNALAKTGAQIRQWIMEAEFPEKLNAEIRTAFATLSAGNPDMAVAVRSSATAEDLPDASFAGQQETFLNIRGVENVIRAAKEVFASLFNDRAISYRVHQGFDHKLVALSAGVQRMVRSETGTAGVMFTLDTESGFRDVVFITGAYGLGETVVQGAVNPDEFYVHKGTLAAGRPAILRRNLGSKAIKMIYGDEAKAGRSVKTVDVDKAERARFCLTDAEVSELAKQAMIIEKHYKCPMDIEWAKDGDDGKLYIVQARPETVKSRTQANVMERYLLKETGTVLVEGRAIGQRIGAGKVRIIKDVSEMDKVQPGDVLVSDMTDPDWEPVMKRASAIVTNRGGRTCHAAIIARELGIPAVVGCGNATQLLKDGQGVTVSCAEGDTGFIFEGELGFDIKKNSVDAMPELPFKIMMNVGNPDRAFDFAQLPNAGVGLARLEFIINRMIGVHPKALLNYDGLPLDIKESVDKRIAGYDDPVGFYVEKLVEGISTLAAAFWPKKVIVRLSDFKSNEYANLIGGKLYEPEEENPMLGFRGASRYISESFRDCFELECRALKRVRNEMGLTNVEIMVPFVRTLGEASQVVDLLAENGLARGQNGLRVIMMCELPSNAILAEEFLEFFDGFSIGSNDLTQLTLGLDRDSGIIAHLFDERNPAVKKLLANAIAACNKAGKYIGICGQGPSDHPDLAKWLMEQGIESVSLNPDSVLETWFFLAEGQAQA